A single Winslowiella toletana DNA region contains:
- a CDS encoding phospholipase D family nuclease, with translation MQTMPKKHMCRWLLPGLLGLVLCAPVPNTYAATVEAGFSLEGTALQLVLKTIETAQQEIRLMGYSFTSPEVARALVRAKRRGIDVGVVLDWKANTGRNNNASKAAMNLLVGAGIPVRTVSAYKALHDKVIVVDGRNTQVGSFNFSRAADRSNSENVLVVWDDPVLARSYLNHWTSRWAQGTGWKQTY, from the coding sequence CGGCCTGCTCGGTCTGGTTCTGTGCGCGCCAGTACCGAATACTTACGCTGCCACCGTTGAGGCAGGATTTTCTCTAGAAGGTACAGCTCTCCAGCTGGTTCTTAAGACAATTGAGACTGCGCAACAGGAAATCCGTCTGATGGGCTATTCCTTCACCTCTCCGGAGGTGGCCAGGGCACTTGTCAGGGCAAAACGTCGGGGTATCGATGTGGGCGTAGTTCTGGACTGGAAAGCTAATACCGGAAGGAACAACAACGCCAGTAAAGCAGCCATGAACCTTCTGGTTGGTGCTGGTATCCCGGTTCGTACAGTCAGTGCCTACAAAGCTCTCCATGACAAAGTGATCGTCGTTGATGGCCGCAACACCCAGGTCGGCTCATTTAACTTCAGCCGGGCTGCAGACCGTTCGAATTCGGAGAACGTGCTTGTCGTCTGGGATGACCCAGTCTTAGCCCGCAGCTACCTGAACCATTGGACATCCCGCTGGGCGCAGGGAACGGGCTGGAAACAGACGTACTGA
- the repA gene encoding replication regulatory protein RepA has protein sequence MSQPGNAVSSSKEKRAYRKDHPLSASERQQSFVARKRETHKEIKILVPKELKSKFQEMCAESGLSQAELFSRLIDKAS, from the coding sequence ATGTCGCAGCCTGGAAATGCAGTTTCCTCATCGAAAGAAAAACGTGCGTATCGCAAAGACCATCCGCTGAGTGCTTCTGAGCGACAACAAAGTTTTGTTGCGCGGAAACGTGAAACGCACAAAGAAATTAAGATCCTTGTGCCTAAAGAACTCAAGAGCAAATTTCAGGAAATGTGTGCAGAAAGCGGTCTGAGTCAGGCAGAACTGTTTAGCCGTTTAATCGACAAAGCCAGTTAA